From Lacerta agilis isolate rLacAgi1 chromosome Z, rLacAgi1.pri, whole genome shotgun sequence, the proteins below share one genomic window:
- the LOC117040454 gene encoding uncharacterized protein LOC117040454, with translation MEFHPSSLVPPAEGMESEGHLAKSKASMPGHCHIAQKLLEALKGKSPPDKKLQELQQRILEQQRRCVVRALGGGRPKTPCPGEGAPILGTRRLKRKVGKAAAHIVDTPDPASEGRRGTSGKEKRRKSHMIPPPEVSQKERGAHLFGPSAWREGQKLARRILGQPQKYPKPGNSSSLWMAAKGTPEPGKGLLTMSQVEQTSLGMRGGTHCKDHAMERGTAEAGEADGAAGLDKICQGCGNQEYPGLERETGNLQRQTGSKGKAGCSDGKETKDSPKVHSASADTGWMCPRTLSAIRKGRMKETSQMENQLRLDGQRRRIPYNLDEVREFMVQKMAERRKMAWEEKRALREAQEARKRRLKEVERKQKEAFSSSNRRRKAYTEEEVGRKFNRGSTSTKYAKHHWSPVRLSDVCLSGGKSGW, from the exons ATGGAGTTCCATCCATCTTCCTTGGTCCCCCCAGCTGAAGGGATGGAGAGTGAGGGCCACCTGGCCAAATCTAAAGCCAGCATGCCAGGACATTGCCATATTGCTCAGAAGTTGTTGGAGGCTCTCAAAGGCAAGTCCCCTCCAGACAAgaagctgcaggagttgcagcaGCGGATACTGGAGCAGCAACGGCGGTGTGTTGTCCGTgccctgggaggggggaggcccaAGACCCCTTGTCCTGGTGAGGGAGCCCCCATTCTGGGCACAAGGCGTCTCAAGAGGAAGGTTGGCAAGGCGGCTGCCCACATTGTTGACACTCCAGATCCAGCTTCTGAAG GTCGCAGAGGAACGTCAGGAAAGGAGAAGAGGCGCAAATCGCACATGATTCCTCCCCCTGAGGTGTCTCAGAAAGAGAGAG GAGCCCATTTATTTGGTCCTTCTGCCTGGAGGGAAGGCCAGAAGCTGGCCAGGAGGATCCTGGGCCAACCCCAGAAATACCCAAAGCCAGGGAACAGCAGCTCTCTGTGGATGGCAGCAAAGGGCACCCCAG AACCGGGAAAAGGTTTGTTGACCATGTCCCAGGTAGAACAAACCTCTTTAGGAATGAGAGGTGGCACACACTGCAAAGATCATGCCATGGAGAGAGGAACGGCAGAAGCTGGAGAAGCAGATGGTGCTGCAGGATTGGACAAAATCTGCCAAGGCTGCGGGAACCAGGAATATCCAGGTCTAGAAAGGGAGACAGGAAATCTGCAAAGGCAAACTGGAAGCAAGGGTAAAGCAGGTTGCTCTGATGGGAAGGAAACCAAGGATTCCCCCAAGGTCCACAGTGCATCTGCAGACACTGGGTGGATGTGCCCCAGAACACTCTCGGCCATCCGCAAGGGGAGGATGAAGGAGACCTCCCAAATGGAGAACCAGCTCAGGTTggatggacagaggaggaggatcCCCTACAATCTTGATGAGGTCCGGGAATTTATGGTGCAGAAGATGGCAGAAAGGAGAAAGATGGCCTGGGAAGAAAAGCGAGCTTTAAGGGAGGCGCAGGAGGCAAGGAAGAGGAGGCTAAAAGAGGTGGAGAGGAAGCAGAAGGAAgccttcagcagcagcaacaggaggagaAAGGCTTACACAGAAGAGGAAGTGGGCAGGAAGTTCAACCGGGGAAGCACGTCCACAAAGTACGCTAAGCATCACTGGAGCCCGGTAAGGCTATCAGATGTGTGTTTGAGTGGTGGAAAGAGTGGTTGGTGA
- the LOC117040396 gene encoding uncharacterized protein LOC117040396, producing MAAAPPGWNPQLGCEEAEHLNFPREGPAGPTLEPGGLEITDHVETEEEHCRENVCLTENPKEDNNPHSSTSDRRPGSLSSAPSSAKSFGFSQMLESPLFGSEFLKAHAVLVNISRSSLSASDFEEEDSSQDTDVSLPEEFAFQEQPPDSCSCNKIPTISAVPQEETGVDGELLSPGSRHHFQAASWSAHSNQDGMPPMRSQEKAPEGRPESESDSVVLSNGGRPRPLLFQAQTPETREEANCSRVSDQWPHANSKGNMLFHIWAGAEKSTSSPSWAFQHPEGQDSLSTLSKAEGDGEDRNTSKFKSQHVPVREAPKVSLKSVNPITDQLQDSLGSSKSRSVLESAISYTENSGDESCSSNSRPCEGATAQITGASLGDEEDSACLHSPETIDLAAEGNQNAIHTGSQSKKECGVAVPGSSSPKPVEEPQVKSCLLQSDEGTFSDELLSQMKEDLLSPVDDFLTYGSNDMPSLTEQDVSFSSQGEDLPAPHESPPEQLLFPP from the exons ATGGCAGCAGCACCCCCTGGTTGGAATCCACAGCTGGGGTGTGAAGAGGCTGAGCATCTTAATTTTCCCAGGGAAGGACCTGCAGGTCCCACCCTAGAGCCTGGTGGCTTGGAGATCACAG ATCATGTGGAAACTGAGGAAGAGCATTGCAGGGAGAACGTTTGCCTGACAGAGAATCCCAAAGAAGATAACAATCCTCATAGTTCCACCTCAGACAGGAGACCAGGGAGTTTGTCTTCTGCACCATCCTCTGCCAAATCATTTGGGTTTTCTCAAATGCTGGAGAGTCCCCTGTTTGGTTCTGAATTTCTAAAGGCTCATGCAGTTCTAGTCAATATCTCCAGAAGCTCCctttctgcctctgattttgaAGAGGAGGACTCCTCTCAAGACACAGATGTGAGCCTGCCAGAGGAATTTGCCTTCCAGGAACAGCCACCCGACAGTTGTAGTTGCAACAAGATTCCTACAATCTCTGCTGTGCCACAGGAGGAAACTGGTGTGGATGGAGAGTTGCTGTCACCTGGCAGCAGACACCACTTCCAAGCTGCTTCTTGGAGTGCCCATTCAAATCAAGATGGCATGCCACCTATGCGCAGCCAGGAAAAGGCCCCAGAAGGCAGGCCAGAGAGCGAATCTGATTCTGTGGTATTATCAAACGGTGGAAGGCCAAGACCCCTTCTCTTTCAAGCCCAGACACCAGAGACCAGAGAAGAGGCAAACTGTTCCAGAGTTTCAGACCAGTGGCCTCATGCAAACAGCAAGGGCAATATGTTGTTTCATATATGGGCTGGGGCAGAGAAGAGCACTTCCTCACCTAGCTGGGCCTTTCAGCATCCTGAAGGTCAGGACTCTTTATCAACCCTCAGCAAAGCCGAAGGGGATGGTGAAGATCGAAACACATCCAAATTTAAAAGCCAACACGTGCCTGTAAGAGAAGCACCTAAAGTGTCTTTGAAAAGTGTGAATCCTATCACTGACCAGCTCCAGGATTCACTCGGCTCCTCCAAATCCCGGTCCGTTTTGGAGAGTGCCATTAGTTATACAGAAAATTCAGGTGATGAAAGTTGCTCCAGCAACAGCAGACCGTGTGAAGGTGCTACTGCACAGATCACTGGAGCATCGCTGGGCGATGAAGAGGATAGCGCCTGTTTGCATTCCCCTGAAACCATAGATCTGGCAGCAGAAGGAAATCAAAATGCAATACATACCGGTAGTCAAAGCAAAAAGGAATGTGGGGTGGCAGTGCCTGGTTCAAGTTCCCCCAAACCTGTGGAGGAACCCCAAGTCAAGAGCTGCCTTTTGCAAAGTGACGAAGGGACTTTCAGCGATGAGCTTCTGTCTCAAATGAAGGAAGATCTGTTATCACCTGTTGATGATTTTCTGACATATGGAAGCAATGATATGCCATCCCTGACCGAACAAGATGTCTCCTTTTCCTCCCAAGGCGAGGATCTTCCTGCACCCCATGAGTCTCCACCAGAGCAACTTCTGTTCCCTCCATGA